The following proteins come from a genomic window of Anabrus simplex isolate iqAnaSimp1 chromosome 7, ASM4041472v1, whole genome shotgun sequence:
- the Su(H) gene encoding suppressor of hairless protein, with product MPHQFGVPAMAYSMQSPPSPHNFFERFNSMIYRPEDQRLTREAMERYLRERSDMVIVILHAKVAQKSYGNEKRFFCPPPCIYLFGEGWRLRQEQMLREGETEQAAQLCAFIGIGSSDQDMQQLDLNNGKQYCAAKTLYISDSDKRKHFMLSVKMFYGNGHDIGVFHSKRIKVISKPSKKKQSLKNADLCIASGTKVALFNRLRSQTVSTRYLHVENGNFHASSTQWGAFTIHLLDDNESESEEFAVRDGYVHYGSTVKLVCSVTGMALPRLIIRKVDKQMALLEADDPVSQLHKCAFYMKDTERMYLCLSQERIIQFQATPCPKEPNKEMINDGACWTIISTDKAEYQFFEGMGPVRSPVTPVPVVHSLHLNGGGDVAMLELTGENFTPNLQVWFGDVEAETMYRCQESMLCVVPEISSFRGEWLWVRQPTQVPVSLVRNDGIIYATGLTFTYTPEPGPRPHCPPADDIMRSGQATSRMQSLTDVPWGQHNQPPQGGL from the coding sequence ATGCCACATCAGTTTGGGGTTCCGGCCATGGCGTACAGCATGCAATCACCACCTTCTCCTCACAACTTCTTTGAACGTTTCAATTCGATGATATACCGACCAGAGGATCAGCGGCTCACACGTGAAGCTATGGAGAGGTACCTTCGTGAGAGAAGTGATATGGTGATAGTGATTCTCCATGCCAAAGTTGCCCAGAAATCCTATGGAAATGAAAAACGCTTCTTTTGCCCTCCACCATGTATCTATTTGTTTGGAGAAGGTTGGCGATTACGCCAGGAGCAGATGTTACGTGAGGGAGAGACTGAGCAGGCAGCTCAACTGTGTGCATTCATCGGCATAGGAAGTTCGGATCAAGATATGCAGCAGTTGGACCTCAATAACGGCAAGCAATATTGTGCAGCTAAGACACTTTATATTTCAGACTCTGATAAGCGAAAGCACTTTATGCTCTCGGTTAAAATGTTTTATGGCAATGGACATGACATTGGTGTGTTTCATAGTAAACGAATTAAAGTAATTTCTAAACCATCGAAAAAGAAACAGTCATTAAAGAACGCTGATCTTTGTATAGCTAGTGGGACTAAAGTTGCTCTCTTCAATAGACTCCGTTCTCAGACCGTGAGCACTAGGTACCTGCATGTTGAAAATGGCAACTTCCATGCAAGCTCAACACAATGGGGAGCCTTCACTATTCATCTTTTGGATGACAATGAATCTGAATCTGAGGAGTTTGCAGTGCGGGATGGTTATGTGCACTACGGCAGTACAGTGAAACTTGTGTGCAGTGTCACAGGAATGGCGTTGCCCAGACTTATTATACGTAAGGTGGACAAGCAGATGGCTCTTTTGGAGGCAGATGATCCTGTTTCCCAATTACACAAGTGTGCGTTTTACATGAAAGACACAGAACGGATGTATCTTTGTTTATCACAAGAGCGAATTATACAGTTTCAAGCAACACCCTGTCCAAAGGAGCCGAACAAAGAGATGATTAATGATGGGGCTTGCTGGACCATCATAAGCACTGATAAGGCAGAGTACCAGTTTTTTGAAGGGATGGGTCCTGTGCGATCTCCAGTAACCCCTGTCCCAGTGGTTCATAGCCTCCATCTCAATGGTGGAGGTGATGTTGCTATGCTTGAACTGACTGGTGAGAATTTTACTCCTAATTTGCAAGTGTGGTTTGGTGATGTTGAAGCTGAGACTATGTATCGCTGTCAGGAAAGTATGTTGTGTGTAGTGCCAGAAATTTCATCGTTCCGGGGTGAATGGCTGTGGGTCCGACAACCTACGCAGGTTCCAGTGTCCTTGGTGAGAAATGACGGCATTATATATGCGACTGGCCTCACTTTCACGTATACACCCGAGCCTGGGCCACGTCCTCACTGCCCACCTGCTGATGACATAATGCGCAGTGGGCAAGCAACCAGTCGTATGCAGTCCCTTACTGATGTCCCCTGGGGACAACATAATCAGCCTCCTCAAGGAGGACTTTAA